Proteins from a genomic interval of Streptomyces sp. NBC_00820:
- the dapA gene encoding 4-hydroxy-tetrahydrodipicolinate synthase yields the protein MTNRLRPFGRTLCAMITPFTEAGALDLEGARRLAARLVAEGCDGLVLNGTTGESPTTTDTEKAELITAVRDAVGDGVALVAGVGTSDTRHTVELALAAEKAGADGALVVTPYYSRPPQEAVEAHFRQVADASGLPVMLYDIPGRTGTRIEPETMIRLAGHPRIVAVKDCSYDFLGTQKVLARTDLAYYAGCDEHVLALYAVGAAGCVSTVANAVPGAVAAVLDAFDAGDTARATELQLRITPLIEAMMDAGLPGTVTAKALLAGIGLPAGPVRAPLLPAGRETADGLLALHGELTAV from the coding sequence ATGACGAACCGACTCCGGCCCTTCGGCCGCACGCTCTGCGCGATGATCACCCCCTTCACCGAGGCGGGCGCGCTCGACCTGGAGGGAGCCCGGCGGCTGGCCGCCCGGCTGGTGGCGGAGGGCTGTGACGGCCTGGTCCTGAACGGCACCACGGGCGAGTCCCCGACCACCACGGACACGGAGAAGGCTGAGCTGATCACGGCCGTCCGGGACGCGGTGGGCGACGGTGTCGCCCTGGTGGCGGGCGTCGGCACCTCCGACACCCGTCACACGGTCGAGCTGGCCCTCGCCGCCGAGAAGGCGGGCGCCGACGGGGCGCTGGTGGTGACGCCGTACTACAGCAGGCCGCCGCAGGAGGCGGTGGAGGCACACTTCCGCCAGGTCGCCGACGCGAGCGGTCTGCCGGTGATGCTCTACGACATCCCCGGCCGCACCGGCACCCGGATCGAACCGGAGACGATGATCCGCCTCGCCGGGCACCCGCGGATCGTGGCGGTCAAGGACTGCTCCTACGACTTCCTCGGCACCCAGAAGGTGCTGGCGCGCACGGACCTGGCCTACTACGCGGGCTGCGACGAGCACGTCCTCGCCCTGTACGCCGTCGGCGCGGCGGGCTGCGTGAGCACGGTGGCCAACGCCGTACCGGGCGCGGTCGCCGCCGTCCTGGACGCCTTCGACGCCGGCGACACGGCCCGGGCGACCGAACTCCAGTTGCGGATCACGCCGTTGATCGAGGCGATGATGGACGCGGGCCTCCCCGGCACGGTCACGGCCAAGGCCCTCCTCGCCGGAATCGGCCTGCCCGCGGGCCCGGTGCGCGCCCCGCTGCTGCCCGCCGGCCGGGAGACGGCCGACGGGCTGCTGGCGTTGCACGGGGAGTTGACGGCCGTCTGA
- a CDS encoding ArsR/SmtB family transcription factor: MLDVTVIEDPETAAVSLDPIRARLLAELAAEPASAAMLAGRVGLPRQKVNYHLKTLERHGLVELAGERRKGNVTERLMRATAASYVISPAALAPVQPDPDRFRDQLSARWLLALGARLVRDVGALITGAAKARKGLATYALDGEVRFASAADRAAFVQELTAGVSALIRKYDAPGAEGGRDHRIVVALHPTVKDRPTLDS, from the coding sequence ATGCTGGACGTGACCGTGATCGAGGACCCCGAGACGGCGGCCGTATCGCTCGACCCGATACGGGCCAGGCTGCTCGCCGAACTGGCCGCCGAGCCCGCTTCCGCCGCCATGCTGGCCGGCCGGGTCGGGCTGCCCCGGCAGAAGGTGAACTACCACCTCAAGACGCTGGAACGGCACGGCCTGGTCGAGCTTGCGGGGGAGCGCCGCAAGGGCAACGTCACCGAGCGGCTGATGCGCGCGACCGCCGCGTCGTACGTCATCTCGCCGGCCGCCCTCGCCCCCGTGCAGCCCGACCCGGACCGCTTCCGCGACCAGCTCTCCGCGCGCTGGCTGCTCGCGCTCGGCGCCCGCCTGGTGCGGGACGTCGGCGCGCTGATCACCGGCGCCGCCAAGGCCCGCAAGGGACTGGCGACCTACGCCCTGGACGGCGAGGTCCGCTTCGCCTCCGCCGCCGACCGCGCGGCCTTCGTGCAGGAGCTGACGGCGGGCGTGAGCGCCCTGATCCGCAAGTACGACGCACCCGGCGCCGAAGGCGGCCGTGACCACCGGATCGTCGTCGCTCTCCACCCCACGGTCAAAGACCGTCCCACCCTCGACAGTTGA
- a CDS encoding WD40 repeat domain-containing protein, which yields MNVEEIVRETLREQAAEQPPARPGFADRVLRVCRRRRTRALTAAAAAVVAVIAVGVRAPLLDSGPRDVRPAGVLGGSGVLAHPDQSPPRDLIAAGKVTLAAYRTGHIRVRADGKGVYESTYWLLDPRTGTYEKDSRWRSVAVAPGARTAAVLERNLPARRIGLLDLATGRVERWIPVGHGVGALAYSRDGSELVATTYSEDPGLREKATPANGDTAAPDAWFAPPGSSSRTGFSVVDVATGKETWSEVVPGRNDAGQEDFAFSRDGELVYARSVSGRDGSERFYDLAGKEVAAPADERFLRADVPARLSPDGRRAALGLTAEAKDRSWSKIVDPLTGEETARVRGAELLAWVDDRRLLAWERMPGSGLYRPRLVLVTIGSGKVVPLSGPAPFSLTGEEGWVPVFAER from the coding sequence GTGAACGTCGAGGAGATCGTGCGCGAGACACTGCGCGAGCAGGCCGCCGAACAGCCCCCGGCACGGCCGGGGTTCGCCGACCGGGTGCTGCGCGTGTGCCGGCGTCGCCGTACCCGCGCGCTCACGGCCGCGGCCGCCGCGGTGGTCGCCGTGATCGCGGTCGGCGTGCGGGCGCCGCTGCTGGACTCGGGCCCGCGCGACGTACGTCCGGCGGGCGTGCTCGGTGGGTCCGGGGTCCTGGCGCACCCGGACCAGTCGCCGCCCCGGGACCTGATCGCCGCGGGGAAGGTGACGCTGGCCGCGTACCGCACCGGCCACATCCGCGTGCGGGCGGACGGCAAGGGCGTCTACGAGAGCACCTACTGGCTGCTCGACCCGCGGACCGGGACGTACGAGAAGGACTCCAGGTGGAGGTCTGTCGCCGTCGCCCCCGGGGCGAGGACCGCCGCCGTCCTGGAACGGAACCTGCCCGCGCGCCGCATCGGCCTGCTCGACCTCGCCACGGGCCGGGTCGAACGGTGGATCCCGGTCGGCCACGGGGTCGGCGCGCTGGCGTACTCGCGCGACGGGAGCGAGCTGGTCGCGACGACGTACAGCGAGGATCCCGGCCTGCGCGAGAAGGCGACCCCGGCGAACGGGGACACGGCGGCGCCGGACGCGTGGTTCGCGCCGCCCGGTTCGTCGAGCCGTACCGGCTTCTCCGTCGTCGACGTGGCCACCGGCAAGGAGACCTGGAGCGAGGTCGTGCCCGGGCGCAATGACGCGGGCCAGGAGGATTTCGCCTTCTCCCGCGACGGCGAGCTGGTGTACGCCCGCAGCGTCAGCGGCAGGGACGGTTCCGAGCGGTTCTACGACCTTGCCGGCAAGGAGGTCGCGGCGCCCGCGGACGAGCGGTTCCTGCGGGCGGACGTCCCCGCCCGGCTCTCCCCGGACGGGCGGCGTGCCGCGCTCGGTCTGACGGCCGAGGCCAAGGACAGGTCGTGGTCCAAGATCGTGGACCCGCTCACCGGCGAGGAGACCGCCAGGGTGCGCGGCGCGGAACTGCTCGCCTGGGTGGACGACCGCCGGCTCCTCGCCTGGGAGCGGATGCCGGGGTCGGGGCTGTACCGTCCCCGGCTCGTGCTGGTCACCATCGGAAGCGGCAAGGTCGTACCGCTGAGCGGCCCGGCTCCATTTTCCCTCACCGGTGAGGAAGGCTGGGTGCCCGTCTTCGCCGAGCGGTGA
- a CDS encoding SRPBCC family protein yields the protein MSKEFEIVREFEVDVPPEKVWEAVTTGTGGYLWPMDPPEPREGGQGPFGSTVTAWDPPHRYTSRSENVGMPAQSLNQLDYTIEPRDEGRHAWVRYVHSGVFTDDWNNQYDGASKHTNFYLHTLCEYLTHFAPSPVTFAQLNGPAASATPRALATAARALGLTDDAAAGTEVRVQGPGGRTLDAVLDYRSPYFIGLRTDSALIRFFGRGHWGAPLGISVHDFAPDADAGANERAWQDWLNGMFSQF from the coding sequence ATGTCCAAGGAATTCGAGATCGTCCGCGAGTTCGAGGTCGACGTCCCGCCGGAGAAGGTCTGGGAGGCCGTCACCACCGGTACCGGCGGCTATCTGTGGCCCATGGACCCGCCCGAGCCCCGGGAGGGCGGCCAGGGACCCTTCGGGTCGACCGTCACCGCCTGGGACCCGCCCCACCGCTACACCAGCCGCAGCGAGAACGTGGGCATGCCCGCCCAGTCGCTCAACCAGCTCGACTACACCATCGAACCCCGCGACGAGGGCCGCCACGCCTGGGTGCGCTACGTCCACAGCGGCGTCTTCACCGACGACTGGAACAACCAGTACGACGGTGCGAGCAAGCACACCAACTTCTATCTGCACACCCTGTGCGAGTACCTCACGCACTTCGCGCCCAGCCCGGTCACCTTCGCCCAGCTGAACGGGCCCGCGGCCTCGGCGACCCCGCGGGCGCTCGCCACCGCCGCCCGCGCCCTCGGCCTGACGGACGACGCGGCGGCGGGTACCGAGGTCCGCGTCCAGGGCCCCGGTGGGCGGACCCTGGACGCCGTACTCGACTACCGCAGCCCGTACTTCATCGGGCTGCGTACCGACAGCGCCCTCATCCGCTTCTTCGGGCGCGGTCACTGGGGCGCGCCCCTCGGCATCAGCGTGCACGACTTCGCGCCGGACGCCGACGCCGGGGCGAACGAGAGGGCCTGGCAGGACTGGCTGAACGGCATGTTCAGCCAGTTCTGA
- a CDS encoding metal-sulfur cluster assembly factor, with amino-acid sequence MTDTAEMKPVSEEELREALMDVVDPELGIDVVNLGLIYGIHIDDSNVATIDMTLTSAACPLTDVIEDQAKSVTDGLVSELRINWVWMPPWGPDKITEDGREQLRALGFNV; translated from the coding sequence ATGACCGACACCGCAGAGATGAAGCCGGTCTCGGAGGAAGAACTCCGCGAGGCCCTGATGGACGTCGTCGACCCCGAACTGGGCATCGACGTCGTCAACCTCGGCCTGATCTACGGCATCCACATCGACGACTCGAACGTGGCGACCATCGACATGACCCTGACGTCGGCGGCCTGCCCGCTGACGGACGTCATCGAGGACCAGGCCAAGTCCGTCACCGACGGCCTGGTCAGCGAGCTGCGCATCAACTGGGTCTGGATGCCGCCGTGGGGCCCGGACAAGATCACCGAGGACGGCCGGGAGCAGCTGCGGGCCCTCGGCTTCAACGTCTGA
- the dapD gene encoding 2,3,4,5-tetrahydropyridine-2,6-dicarboxylate N-succinyltransferase — protein MTDTASRTTGAVAAGLATLASDGTVLDTWFPAPELVAEPGPAGSERLSAERAVELLGDGATAAIGPDARRGVEVVAVRTVIASLDDKPIDAHDAYLRLHLLSHRLVKPHGQNLDGIFGHLANVAWTSLGPVAVDDVEKVRLNARAEGLHLQVTSIDKFPRMTDYVAPKGVRIADADRVRLGAHLAEGTTVMHEGFVNFNAGTLGTSMVEGRISAGVIVGDGSDIGGGASTMGTLSGGGNVIISIGERCLIGAEAGVGIALGDECVVEAGLYVTAGTRVTMPDGQIVKARELSGASNILFRRNSVTGAVEARPNNAVWGGLNEVLHSHN, from the coding sequence ATGACCGACACTGCTTCCCGTACCACCGGCGCCGTCGCCGCCGGTCTCGCCACCCTCGCCTCCGACGGCACCGTTCTCGACACCTGGTTCCCGGCCCCCGAGCTGGTCGCCGAGCCGGGCCCCGCCGGCAGCGAGCGGCTCTCCGCCGAGCGGGCCGTGGAACTCCTGGGCGACGGCGCCACCGCGGCGATCGGCCCGGACGCCCGCCGTGGCGTCGAGGTGGTTGCGGTCCGCACGGTCATCGCCTCGCTCGACGACAAGCCGATCGACGCGCACGACGCCTACCTGCGCCTGCACCTGCTCTCGCACCGTCTGGTCAAGCCGCACGGCCAGAACCTGGACGGCATCTTCGGCCACCTCGCCAACGTCGCCTGGACCTCGCTCGGCCCGGTCGCCGTGGACGACGTCGAGAAGGTGCGCCTGAACGCCCGCGCCGAGGGCCTGCACCTCCAGGTCACCTCGATCGACAAGTTCCCGCGCATGACGGACTACGTCGCCCCCAAGGGCGTCCGCATCGCCGACGCCGACCGGGTCCGCCTGGGCGCCCACCTCGCCGAGGGCACCACGGTCATGCACGAGGGCTTCGTCAACTTCAACGCCGGCACGCTCGGCACGTCGATGGTCGAGGGCCGCATCTCCGCGGGCGTGATCGTCGGCGACGGCTCGGACATCGGCGGCGGCGCCTCCACCATGGGCACGCTGTCCGGCGGCGGCAACGTCATCATCTCCATCGGCGAGCGCTGCCTGATCGGCGCCGAGGCGGGCGTCGGCATCGCGCTGGGCGACGAGTGCGTGGTCGAGGCCGGCCTCTACGTCACCGCGGGCACCCGCGTCACCATGCCCGACGGCCAGATCGTCAAGGCCCGCGAACTGAGCGGCGCCTCCAACATCCTCTTCCGCCGCAACTCGGTCACCGGCGCGGTCGAGGCCCGCCCGAACAACGCGGTGTGGGGCGGCCTGAACGAGGTCCTGCACAGCCACAACTGA
- a CDS encoding GH92 family glycosyl hydrolase: MVRPRRSGAPLAPKRFRRRLALVSVLGLVALPVPAIGGAYAATAATPAFVKDPASLVNPLIGTSGAVDTFPGPDMPAGMVQWGPDTTPDRPAGGGYEYDDKKISGYSLTHVSGPGCGVAGDLPVLPVTGALPGNLGSTSVGFGHGDEQATVGSYRVTDANGVTTRLTDTTRAGLGTFTFPAGQQANLLFKLSGGATQVDGTRVQVVNKKEISGAIDSGHFCGAGNRYTLHFDIKFDQPFTASGTWVGGTVNPGATSLKAGRARQDLPAHPSGALKEKHFTVPAAPSPTVHGSGGPSSGTPSPAPGAGGTPRASATGGSAAGASASGKNASGNSSAGKAVEPPTTGANGMYLTFDTSSDATVSAKVGISYTSDANAADNLSTEIRNWNADAVARANHDAWNAVLDKVRIGGGSPDQQTQFYTALYHALLHPNVFSDANGQYMGMDNQVHKLAKGQQAQYANYSGWDTYRSQTQLMAMAEPKVTSDVVTSMLNGYDQTGLLPKWASNNGESYVMVGDPAAGIIAGAYAFGARDFDTDKALAALQHEATSPNNDRPGESVRDAKGYLPLDENDYGCCNFYGPVSTQLEYDSADYALASFAKSLGRTAVYKQFATRAQDWMNVFDPQTGYMHGRNKDGQFVGGFTAGTSNGFVEGTSAQYTPMVPFNLQQLIQARGGAKAYSSYLDSLLDDIAHPGGTDADLSNEPSVEIPWEYDYTGEPWKTQAAVRDAQRKLYFNAPVGSFGNDDLGAMSSWYVWSELGMYPQTPGTDTLALGSPVFPVAEVTLAGGRTVRINAPQAAPDAPYVQSLDVKGKEWRTSWLTYQQFKGAGTVDFTLGTTPDKSWASGPSAAPPSDTTGGGRVLAATGPTSDGLVLQPGASGDGTLNLTNLGDTSVTVDWKATAPPGVSLDSASGSVTVPASGSAEAKTGVTAGTDEGTFPVTFALTDHDTGAALTGAALRVAVAEAGELWPYATNEGIYPDGAAFSSGFDGGGWAFSQNALSAAGVQSGGTVTVDGVSYLWPTVKSGQVDNLEMAGQTIPMPAGTSGASLGLLGTATNAPTDGSGVSGTVTVTYTDGTTARATVGFSDWTLNAGATKPVPGDTTAVTTGYRNTGSGGRDSVKTYVFATKVPLDPAKQVASITLPVTGSTGTDHLFAYGFGQ, encoded by the coding sequence ATGGTCCGACCTCGACGTTCTGGTGCACCACTCGCCCCCAAGAGATTCCGCCGACGTCTCGCCCTGGTGTCCGTCCTGGGCCTCGTCGCGCTCCCCGTCCCGGCGATCGGGGGCGCCTACGCCGCGACCGCCGCGACGCCGGCCTTCGTGAAGGATCCCGCGTCCCTCGTCAACCCCCTCATCGGCACCTCCGGTGCGGTGGACACCTTCCCCGGCCCCGACATGCCGGCCGGCATGGTGCAGTGGGGTCCGGACACGACGCCCGACCGCCCCGCGGGCGGCGGCTACGAGTACGACGACAAGAAGATCTCCGGCTACAGCCTCACCCACGTCTCCGGACCCGGCTGCGGCGTCGCGGGCGACCTGCCCGTCCTGCCGGTGACCGGCGCCCTCCCGGGCAACCTCGGCAGCACCTCCGTCGGGTTCGGCCACGGGGACGAGCAGGCGACCGTCGGCTCCTACCGGGTGACCGACGCGAACGGGGTCACGACCCGGCTGACCGACACCACCCGCGCCGGTCTGGGCACCTTCACCTTCCCCGCGGGGCAGCAGGCGAACCTGCTGTTCAAGCTCAGCGGGGGCGCCACACAGGTGGACGGAACGCGCGTCCAGGTGGTGAACAAGAAGGAGATCAGCGGAGCGATCGACAGTGGTCACTTCTGCGGCGCGGGCAACCGGTACACGCTGCACTTCGACATCAAGTTCGACCAGCCGTTCACCGCGAGCGGCACCTGGGTCGGCGGCACCGTCAACCCCGGTGCGACGTCGCTGAAGGCGGGCAGGGCCCGGCAGGACCTTCCGGCGCATCCGTCGGGAGCGCTGAAGGAGAAGCACTTCACCGTCCCCGCGGCACCGTCCCCGACCGTCCACGGCAGCGGCGGCCCCTCCTCCGGTACGCCGTCCCCGGCCCCCGGCGCCGGCGGCACTCCCCGGGCGTCCGCCACCGGCGGGAGCGCTGCGGGCGCGAGCGCGTCGGGCAAGAACGCCTCGGGCAACAGCTCCGCGGGCAAGGCCGTCGAGCCGCCCACGACGGGCGCGAACGGCATGTACCTGACCTTCGACACCTCCTCGGACGCGACGGTGAGCGCGAAGGTCGGCATCTCGTACACGAGTGACGCGAACGCGGCGGACAACCTCTCCACCGAGATCAGGAACTGGAACGCCGACGCCGTGGCGCGGGCGAACCACGACGCCTGGAACGCGGTGCTGGACAAGGTCCGGATCGGCGGCGGCTCCCCTGACCAGCAGACGCAGTTCTACACCGCGCTCTACCACGCGCTGCTGCACCCGAACGTCTTCTCCGACGCCAACGGCCAGTACATGGGCATGGACAACCAGGTCCACAAACTGGCCAAGGGCCAGCAGGCCCAGTACGCCAACTACTCGGGCTGGGACACCTACCGCTCCCAGACCCAGCTGATGGCGATGGCAGAGCCGAAGGTCACCAGTGACGTGGTCACCTCGATGCTCAACGGCTACGACCAGACGGGCCTGCTGCCCAAGTGGGCCTCGAACAACGGCGAGAGCTACGTGATGGTCGGCGATCCGGCCGCCGGCATCATCGCCGGCGCGTACGCGTTCGGCGCCCGGGACTTCGACACGGACAAGGCGCTGGCGGCGCTCCAGCACGAGGCGACCTCCCCGAACAACGACCGCCCCGGCGAGTCGGTGCGGGACGCCAAGGGCTATCTCCCGCTGGACGAGAACGACTACGGCTGCTGCAACTTCTACGGCCCGGTCTCCACGCAACTGGAGTACGACTCCGCCGACTACGCCCTCGCGTCCTTCGCGAAGTCGCTCGGCAGGACGGCCGTGTACAAGCAGTTCGCCACCCGCGCCCAGGACTGGATGAACGTCTTCGACCCGCAGACCGGCTACATGCACGGCAGGAACAAGGACGGCCAGTTCGTGGGCGGGTTCACCGCCGGCACCTCCAACGGCTTCGTGGAGGGCACGTCGGCCCAGTACACGCCGATGGTCCCGTTCAACCTCCAGCAGCTCATCCAGGCACGGGGCGGCGCGAAGGCGTACTCGTCCTACCTGGACAGCCTGCTCGACGACATCGCCCACCCGGGCGGCACCGACGCCGACCTGAGCAACGAGCCCAGTGTGGAGATCCCCTGGGAGTACGACTACACGGGTGAGCCGTGGAAGACCCAGGCAGCGGTCCGGGACGCCCAGCGGAAGCTGTACTTCAACGCCCCGGTCGGCTCCTTCGGCAACGACGACCTCGGCGCGATGAGCTCCTGGTACGTCTGGTCCGAGCTCGGCATGTACCCGCAGACCCCGGGCACCGACACCCTGGCCCTCGGCAGCCCGGTGTTCCCGGTGGCCGAGGTGACCCTCGCGGGCGGCAGGACCGTGCGGATCAACGCGCCCCAGGCCGCGCCCGATGCGCCGTACGTGCAGTCGCTCGACGTCAAGGGCAAGGAGTGGAGGACGTCCTGGCTGACGTACCAGCAGTTCAAGGGCGCGGGCACGGTCGACTTCACGCTCGGCACCACGCCGGACAAGTCCTGGGCGTCAGGCCCATCAGCGGCGCCGCCGTCGGACACCACGGGCGGCGGCCGGGTGCTGGCCGCGACCGGTCCCACGAGCGACGGCCTGGTGCTCCAGCCGGGCGCCTCCGGTGACGGCACGCTGAACCTGACCAACCTCGGCGACACGTCCGTCACGGTCGACTGGAAGGCGACGGCACCCCCGGGCGTCTCGCTGGACTCGGCGTCCGGCTCGGTGACGGTGCCCGCGTCCGGCAGCGCCGAGGCGAAGACCGGTGTGACGGCGGGCACGGACGAGGGCACCTTCCCGGTCACGTTCGCGCTGACCGACCACGACACCGGTGCCGCGCTGACCGGGGCGGCCCTGCGCGTGGCCGTGGCCGAGGCAGGTGAGCTGTGGCCGTACGCCACCAACGAGGGCATCTACCCCGACGGCGCGGCCTTCTCGAGCGGCTTCGACGGCGGCGGCTGGGCGTTCTCGCAGAACGCGCTGTCGGCGGCGGGCGTCCAGAGCGGCGGGACCGTCACGGTCGACGGTGTCTCCTACCTCTGGCCGACGGTGAAGTCCGGTCAGGTGGACAACCTGGAGATGGCCGGCCAGACCATCCCGATGCCCGCCGGCACCTCGGGCGCGTCGCTGGGCCTGCTGGGCACGGCGACCAACGCCCCGACCGACGGCAGCGGGGTCTCCGGCACGGTCACCGTCACCTACACCGACGGCACCACCGCCAGGGCGACCGTCGGCTTCTCCGACTGGACGCTCAACGCCGGTGCGACCAAGCCGGTGCCAGGCGACACGACGGCCGTCACCACGGGCTACCGCAACACCGGCAGCGGCGGCCGTGACAGCGTGAAGACCTACGTCTTCGCCACCAAGGTCCCCCTCGACCCCGCCAAACAGGTCGCTTCGATCACCCTCCCGGTGACGGGCTCGACCGGCACGGACCACCTGTTCGCCTACGGCTTCGGGCAGTAG
- a CDS encoding endonuclease/exonuclease/phosphatase family protein, with the protein MPSRSSARLAALTVAAVCSAASTVALTSPAHADSVRIHDVQGTTRTSPLTGQKVTDVPGIVTATRTYGSSKGFWLQDPTPDDNPATSEGVFVFTSSTPKVAVGDSVTVTGTVSEYVPGGASTGNQSLTEITKPVITTVSTGNEVPAPTVIDKRAVPDVYTPAGDTAAAGSVNALTLDPQRYALDYYESLEGMNVQVADARVVTATDPYSELWVTVKPREHRTHRGGTLYGSYDSQNTGRLQIQSLGATAAFPKANVGDTLEGTTTGPLDFNQFGGYTLVAGKLGTLVSGGLERETTQKQSARELAVATYNVENLDPSDATFGQHAAAIVNNLQSPDIVSLEEIQDDNGAKDDGTVGASATVTKLIDAIVAAGGPKYDWRSIDPVNDQDGGEPGGNIRQVFLFNPERVSFTDRAGGDSTTAVGVTKVHGKAQLTASPGRIDPANAAWTSSRKPLAGEFVFRGKTVFVIANHLNSKGGDQALTAQYQPPVRSSETQRHAQATEVNAFVKDILSVQKNANVIALGDMNDFEFSGTAQILEGDGDLWSAIKSLPKKERYTYDYQGNEQVLDQILISRAIRCDGDFAYDSVHINSEFNDQISDHDPQVLRFRP; encoded by the coding sequence TGCCGAGCAGGTCTTCCGCGCGCCTCGCCGCGCTCACTGTCGCCGCTGTCTGCAGCGCGGCGTCCACCGTCGCCCTCACGTCGCCCGCGCACGCCGATTCCGTGCGCATCCACGACGTGCAGGGCACCACTCGCACATCGCCGCTCACGGGCCAGAAGGTGACGGACGTCCCGGGCATCGTCACGGCCACCCGCACCTACGGCTCCTCCAAGGGCTTCTGGCTCCAGGACCCGACGCCGGACGACAACCCGGCGACCAGCGAAGGCGTGTTCGTCTTCACCAGCTCGACCCCGAAGGTCGCGGTCGGCGACTCGGTCACGGTGACCGGCACGGTCTCCGAGTACGTCCCGGGCGGCGCGTCCACCGGCAACCAGTCGCTGACGGAGATCACCAAGCCGGTGATCACCACGGTCTCCACCGGCAACGAGGTCCCGGCGCCGACGGTGATCGACAAGCGCGCGGTGCCGGACGTGTACACCCCGGCCGGAGACACGGCGGCGGCCGGCTCGGTCAACGCCCTGACCCTGGACCCGCAGCGGTACGCGCTGGACTACTACGAGTCCCTGGAGGGCATGAACGTCCAGGTCGCCGACGCCCGGGTGGTCACGGCCACCGACCCGTACAGCGAGCTGTGGGTGACGGTGAAGCCGCGCGAGCACCGCACCCACCGCGGCGGCACGCTCTACGGCTCCTACGACTCCCAGAACACCGGCCGGCTGCAGATCCAGTCGCTGGGCGCGACCGCCGCCTTCCCGAAGGCGAACGTCGGCGACACCCTGGAGGGCACCACCACCGGCCCGCTGGACTTCAACCAGTTCGGCGGCTACACGCTGGTCGCGGGCAAGCTGGGCACGCTGGTGAGCGGTGGCCTGGAGCGCGAGACGACCCAGAAGCAGTCGGCCCGCGAGCTGGCGGTGGCGACCTACAACGTCGAGAACCTCGACCCGTCGGACGCCACCTTCGGGCAGCACGCCGCCGCGATCGTGAACAACCTGCAGTCGCCGGACATCGTCTCGCTGGAGGAGATCCAGGACGACAACGGCGCCAAGGACGACGGCACGGTCGGCGCGAGCGCGACGGTCACCAAGCTGATCGACGCGATCGTCGCGGCGGGCGGCCCGAAGTACGACTGGCGCTCGATCGACCCGGTCAACGACCAGGACGGCGGCGAGCCCGGCGGCAACATCCGCCAGGTGTTCCTGTTCAACCCGGAGCGGGTGTCCTTCACCGACCGCGCGGGCGGCGACTCCACCACCGCCGTCGGCGTCACCAAGGTCCACGGCAAGGCCCAGCTGACGGCCTCCCCGGGCCGGATCGACCCGGCGAACGCGGCCTGGACCAGCAGCCGCAAGCCGCTGGCCGGCGAGTTCGTCTTCCGCGGCAAGACGGTGTTCGTGATCGCCAACCACCTCAACTCCAAGGGTGGCGACCAGGCGCTGACGGCGCAGTACCAGCCGCCGGTGCGCAGCTCGGAGACCCAGCGCCACGCGCAGGCGACCGAGGTGAACGCGTTCGTCAAGGACATCCTGTCCGTCCAGAAGAACGCGAACGTCATCGCGCTCGGCGACATGAACGACTTCGAGTTCTCCGGCACCGCGCAGATACTCGAAGGCGACGGCGACCTGTGGTCGGCGATCAAGTCGCTGCCGAAGAAGGAGCGTTACACCTACGACTACCAGGGCAACGAGCAGGTCCTGGACCAGATCCTGATCAGCCGGGCGATCCGGTGCGACGGCGACTTCGCGTACGACAGCGTGCACATCAACTCGGAGTTCAACGACCAGATCAGCGACCACGACCCGCAGGTGCTGCGCTTCCGCCCGTAG
- a CDS encoding SigE family RNA polymerase sigma factor — MDAEAQESFREFVAGRSSALLRTAVLLTGGDRHAAEDLLQNALVKAAGRWQRIDEPEAYVRQVLYRQQVSRWRLKWPRREVTVAEPPEAAAAPDASGVAELRLVLRSALSRLTARQRTVLVLRYFEDLPEADVARLLGCSVGTVRSTTHRSLARLRTLAPELAALDGPGRQPSRDFSPVEVRP; from the coding sequence ATGGATGCCGAAGCGCAGGAGAGTTTCCGGGAGTTCGTGGCCGGCAGGTCGTCCGCGCTGCTGAGGACCGCCGTGCTGCTGACCGGCGGGGACCGGCACGCCGCCGAGGACCTGCTGCAGAACGCGCTGGTCAAGGCGGCCGGGCGCTGGCAGCGGATCGACGAGCCGGAGGCCTATGTGCGGCAGGTCCTGTACCGCCAGCAGGTCAGCCGCTGGCGGCTGAAGTGGCCGCGGCGCGAGGTGACGGTCGCCGAGCCGCCCGAGGCCGCCGCCGCCCCGGACGCCTCCGGCGTCGCCGAACTGCGGCTCGTGCTGCGCTCCGCCCTGTCCCGGCTCACCGCCCGCCAGCGCACCGTGCTGGTGCTGCGCTACTTCGAGGACCTGCCCGAGGCCGACGTGGCCCGGCTGCTCGGCTGCTCCGTCGGCACCGTACGGTCCACCACCCACCGCTCCCTGGCCCGGCTGCGCACGCTCGCCCCCGAACTGGCCGCGCTCGACGGCCCCGGCCGGCAGCCGTCCCGTGACTTCTCGCCCGTGGAGGTGCGTCCGTGA